From the Esox lucius isolate fEsoLuc1 chromosome 21, fEsoLuc1.pri, whole genome shotgun sequence genome, one window contains:
- the LOC105008243 gene encoding tripartite motif-containing protein 16-like: MAQKGVLLDQDQFCCSICLELLKEPVTIPCGHSYCRSCIQSCWDQDDLKGVYSCPQCRQTFTQRPTLGRNNILAEVVEKLKTGLLPSTSSLCYAGPGDVACDFCTGARKQKALMSCLVCLVSSCETHLQPHYNVPGLKKHTLIKASSQLKEKICSQHDELLKIYCRTDQNCICFLCTMDEHKGHETVTAAVERKVKQSQLGMSQQKVQQRIQQRVTELKELQHAVESLKLSAQTAVEDSEEIFTELIRSIERRSSEVKELIRAQEKTQVSEAEGLLEQLEQEIADLRRRSTELEQLSHTEDHIHFLQSYQSLSSSSDVLSSDILRIFINPLQYFGEVNKALSVLRDKLEDVFKGEWIKIYSTVNSVKVSGPPEPMTREQFLQYSCQLTLDPNTAQKCLSLSEGNRMVKPTSYIEDRNPDHPERFTDWCQVLCIEGLSGRCYWEVEWNSKNGLTAVSYKDISRIVKCNDSRFGKNDKSWSLECYNNGYYSFRHNNLETKVPGPKSSKVGVFLDYKAGTLSFYSVSDTMTLLHKVQTTFTQPLYPGLYVWYQGDSAELCQL, encoded by the exons ATGGCTCAGAAGGGAGTTCTGTTGGACCAGGACCAGTTCTGTTGTTCTATCTGTCTGGAATTACTAAAGGAGCCGGTCACTATCCCCTGTGGACACAGTTACTGTAGGAGCTGTATTCAGAGTTGCTGGGATCAGGATGATCTGAAAGGGGTCTACAGCTGTCCTCAGTGCAGACAGACTTTTACCCAACGACCTACTTTAGGGAGAAataacattttggcagaggtggTGGAGAAACTGAAGACAGGACTCCTGCCTTCTACCAGTAGTCTGTGCTATGCTGGACCTGGAGATGTGGCGTGTGATTTCTGCACCGGGGCCAGAAAGCAAAAAGCCCTCatgtcctgtctggtgtgtctggTGTCATCCTGTGAGACTCACCTCCAACCTCACTATAATGTCCCAGGACTGAAGAAGCACACGCTGATCAAAGCCTCCTCACAACTAAAGGAGAAGATCTGCTCCCAACATGATGAACTGCTGAAGATTTACTGTCGTACCGATCAGAATTGTATCTGTTTTTTATGTACGATGGATGAACATAAAGGCCATGAGACAGTAACAGCTGCAGTGGAGAGGAAAGTGAAACAG AGTCAGCTGGGCATGAGTCAGCAGAAAGTCCAGCAGAGAATTCagcagagagtgacagagttGAAGGAGCTCCAACATGCTGTGGAGTCTCTCAAG CTCTCTGCACAGACAGCAGTGGAGGACAGTGAGGAGATCTTTACCGAGCTGATCCGCTCCATTGAGAGAAGGAGCTCTGAGGTAAAGGAGCTGATCCGAGCCCAGGAGAAGACTCAAGTGAGTGAAGCTGAAGGACTCCTGGAGCAACTGGAACAAGAAATAGCTGATCTGAGGAGGAGAAGCACTGAGCTAGAGCAGCTCTCACACACCGAGGATCACATTCATTTCCTCCAG AGTTATCAGTCTCTCTCCAGTTCTAGTGACGTTCTATCTTCAGACATACTCAGAATCTTCATCAATCCTCTTCAGTACTTTGGAGAGGTGAATAAGGCTTTGTCCGTGCTAAGAGATAAACTAGAAGACGTCTTTAAAGGAGAATGGATCAAGATCTACTCCACAG TGAATTCAGTAAAGGTTTCAGGACCTCCAGAGCCCATGACCAGAGAACAGTTCTTACAAT ATTCCTGTCAGCTCACACTAGACCCAAACACAGCACAGAaatgcctctctctgtctgagggaAACAGAATGGTGAAACCTACATCATATATTGAAGATCGAAATCCTGACCATCCAGAGAGATTCACTGACTGGTGTCAGGTTCTGTGTatagagggtctgtctggacgctgttactgggaggtggAATGGAATAGTAAGAATGGTTTAACAGCAGTCTCGTATAAAGACATAAGTAGAATAGTTAAGTGTAATGATTCTAGATTTGGAAAGAATGACAAATCCTGGAGTTTAGAGTGCTATAACAATGGATATTATAGTTTCAGACACAATAATCTTGAGACTAAAGTGCCAGGGCCAAAGTCCTCCAAAGTAGGAGTGTTCCTGGACTATAAGGCAGgtactctgtccttctacagcgtctctgacacaatgaccctCCTCCACAAAGTCCAAACCACATTCACTCAGCCACTCTATCCTGGGTTATATGTTTGGTACCAAGGTGATTCTGCTGAGCTGTGTCAACTGTAG
- the LOC105008246 gene encoding delta-type opioid receptor, which produces MEGSPVEIFQDKEDCYMNTTSLFGYPEGHNLTFDSEWEEDSMSPIIPIITAVYSVVFVVGLLGNCLVMYVIIRYTKMKTATNIYIFNLALADALVTTTMPFQSTDYLLNTWPFGEVVCKVFISIDYYNMFTSIFTLTMMSVDRYVAVCHPVKALDFRTPLKAKMINVFIWVLSSAAGIPAMLLGGTQTYNGTTECALQFPEPYVYWDTLMQVCVFVFAFVVPVLIITACYSLMVLRLKSVRLFSGSREKDRNLRRITRLVVVVVVVFVVCWTPIHIFILVKALASVPETTGVMAAYFFCVALGYTNSSLNPVLYAFLDENFKRCFKDFCLPKKLKKGDSGSGRDNAIRSREAAVQLENPGGTRKTA; this is translated from the exons ATGGAAGGCAGTCCGGTTGAGATTTTCCAAGACAAGGAAGACTGTTATATGAATACTACTTCGCTGTTTGGATATCCAGAAGGTCACAATCTGACTTTCGACTCTGAGTGGGAAGAGGATTCTATGTCCCCCATCATCCCCATCATCACGGCTGTGTACTCCGTGGTGTTTGTGGTGGGCTTGCTGGGCAATTGCCTCGTTATGTATGTTATCATCAG GTACACCAAGATGAAAACGGCCACCAACATTTACATCTTCAACCTGGCTCTCGCCGACGCCCTGGTCACCACGACAATGCCCTTTCAGAGCACCGACTACCTGCTGAACACGTGGCCTTTCGGCGAGGTGGTGTGCAAGGTGTTCATCTCCATCGACTACTACAACATGTTCACCAGCATCTTCACCCTGACCATGATGAGCGTGGACCGATACGTGGCCGTGTGTCACCCAGTCAAGGCACTGGACTTCCGCACGCCCCTCAAAGCCAAGATGATCAACGTGTTTATCTGGGTGCTATCCTCGGCGGCGGGGATACCAGCGATGCTTCTGGGGGGCACCCAGACGTACAACG GCACCACGGAGTGTGCCCTCCAGTTCCCGGAGCCCTACGTCTACTGGGACACTCTGATGCAGGTCTGCGTGTTCGTGTTCGCCTTCGTGGTGCCTGTGCTCATCATCACCGCCTGTTACTCCCTCATGGTGCTGAGGCTGAAGAGCGTGCGCCTCTTCTCGGGCTCCCGGGAGAAAGACCGCAACCTGCGGCGCATCACCcgcctggtggtggtggtggtggtggtgttcgTGGTGTGCTGGACGCCCATCCACATCTTCATCCTGGTCAAGGCGTTGGCCAGCGTGCCGGAGACCACCGGCGTCATGGCCGCGTATTTCTTCTGCGTGGCGCTGGGCTACACCAACAGCAGCCTCAACCCGGTTCTCTACGCCTTCCTGGACGAGAACTTCAAGAGGTGCTTCAAGGACTTCTGCCTCCCGAAAAAGCTGAAGAAGGGGGACAGTGGGTCGGGGAGGGACAACGCGATCAGGTCCCGGGAAGCTGCGGTTCAACTGGAGAACCCAGGCGGGACTAGAAAAACTGCATGA